The following coding sequences are from one Zalophus californianus isolate mZalCal1 chromosome 5, mZalCal1.pri.v2, whole genome shotgun sequence window:
- the ICE1 gene encoding little elongation complex subunit 1 isoform X5: MMPGETHSAAPGTAADLSRCQGCASLQQNLNEYVEALITLKQKIINTDNLLTEYQKKCDELQFARRENSTLHHQVEQMLQKISPLQKCQEELGSLKAELEEKKSSLKLYQDTHQEYARVKEECLKTDAQKKKLEAKVKKLEEAAVKQTQDFKQLRNEKKILEKEFKKTQERLDEFSKQKNEKELRHIGTQISSDSYGSIDKRKVKLLLKELWLCINTTHRLPGEGSRCITEKPAKENPGPTESRDDGVPPPGGGRLLRAAAVQTCLAELSMEIEGDFSACRRVGREGPSGAAHCNDHVSNEGWHPELAVPTNDEDSTDFSDRDHCFDEDLQAAVDFFKLPPPLLSPVPSPPLVSLPPLSTLPSSLAPETYFGEYTDSSDNESSQHRNSAESVSEDETSESQYFGSSRKCKGSNGTWEEKLKSHEATQALTTLEVNEVTTVGFGTFTATLREPSATYSLAREKHWMVSSESTSDRRRDVLDEAHRQREVREADKSVQTENTLHEPIRNVCVETSSGSQAQGRGAALQKSDVCSPLGKRPFSELMESEGKTLLSKMIGSPKSQFTKWTLTNEIPLESDHLSISDHFQGMCRVLGKERDVQGFILGASPEPEDDAGDAMGATGLSVDARLSSSSTSGTSSVCSDSPSSSGLKYSHDLHIPAKVTPMELHHSEQKLEAETLNMLDLQPEPPECPAGQNHLENSLCALSPELGASNFNNQSSSEVGCTNIVKGMPKVCSLAQSVFIKATKEAQCGSQGPRTELPLTRVDSAPLLESQCSLTKSGFGFVKSPSWHHSDLLRRGGEERLRAKSEYEQKTNHQVEKAVPSLESRGSASRPELGRENNAVGLRAVTSLLPNQVSVITKQARPDMAQSARPEHWRRGTESAFAAARAGPGAAPTSSVARHGGGGEDTARDAQGAAAIEGTSPQVSASWRKLDFSFPSGSLPVGNSHCSTNSKLSFSPRNIPVQNQDVMTEASAQEAVQKQSLLLRATDLDSSGLDGDQLLPAIEVPVSRSFPVDEVPCGGMGRSSGEALAVPEDSPRVRQSLESLELPSQTPGSASPKGPGTTGTALLSAILRKDEETHAVPQSGLAGALCYTGIREAGGGDTEVEESEAPSCSEGESEPEAAMGDRQQDAARASRKDLGARGAGTAETRPTVEVGCLTSALQDFNISTLSEVDGLSTSEVVMFLESCQLRDYSSGDSVSECSSKGTLHKEMNKDLKLGELSGGKYRKQLCEEETLETSEEWIESEEDDSPLRSTDQLTRRSLETLSEVLTRVGQVLQTSCESSPGKDTGNLVLLNTHDSLTTKPMREHVPPQEVSGFLPHPSGTPPPTASMASKGRSPARGTSSNRVTPGSPKSVPDVTSPIRGGAEVLSELAEPSPQRSDSMVGQTTEGSAEEGAETTFQCQISTVTSEVINVLINKDQNLVIEKGDHWTIINGVTLMPNVDQVILCDSPEDIPVSPDRGDLGAGFLSVTSLDKSPETSHPGPPFQEPQCGSNLSCAQEEISSSSQSTNFDKSRLRNRPVKPSVRISSEIYDQNFESQTIASDHTYFNSKLEPFSKNKNRSKISNKDQSNKPAKALASSRVEANQSEGSQSFSGERENTKTQRNQTQTILANADTSTPTDCSDTLSKIRQEVGPPLPPLLAPLVATPPRTSQPVSPLIVTSSPSSPTSPIGQISPLCEIPVPPMMSPLPEEPGCPSPLCTSPSPSTAQAGERILSSPLQFCAATPKHALPVPGRLPPLAPAHTAVAVPQENSVKILDTMYPELSARARTLNILKGNIQLTRGPSAECKSLAGPVSAITGFKAITSTSTAFVKTGGSSGSDCDQEKSREAGGKRTLPASTLRGAKRLRLDGGSPEPGTGAAAAGGVSKTLRRSLPQAEGVTTEEESSLLTISTVSQLPANPKETVESHDQAIAGALKKIAESSFDLLPVIRSHVYVGNISKKPVMRDQEKEVVYEFSTTKKIFQSQRN, from the exons ATGATGCCGGGCGAGACCCACTCGGCGGCGCCCGGGACGGCGGCGGACCTCTCGCGGTGTCAGGGCTGCGCCTCCCTGCAGCAG aatttaaaCGAATATGTTGAAGCACTAATTACCTTGAAGCAGAAAATTATTAATACAGA TAATTTATTAACAGAATATCAGAAGAAATGTGATG AGCTGCAGTTTGCAAGAAG AGAGAATAGTACTCTGCATCACCAAGTGGAACAGATGCTTCAAAAAATTTCTCCTCTGCAGAAATGTCAGGAAGAATTGGGATCTTTAAAAGCAGAGCTGGAAGAGAAGAAG AGTTCTCTGAAGTTGTACCAAGATACTCACCAGGAATATGCACGTGTAAAAGAAGAATGCTTGAAAACTGATGCTCA gAAGAAGAAACTAGAAGCCAAGGTGAAGAAGCTGGAAG AGGCTGCTGTCAAGCAAACGCAGGACTTCAAGCAGCTgaggaatgagaagaaaatacttgaaaaggaATTTAAGAAGACACAG GAACGGCTTGATGAATTTtctaaacagaaaaatgaaaagg AGTTGAGACACATTGGAACTCAAATTTCAAGTGATTCTTACGGAAGCATAGATAAAA GAAAAGTAAAGCTACTTCTGAAGGAACTCTGGCTCTGCATAAACACAACACACAGACTACCTGGTGAAGGCAGCCGATGTATCACAG AGAAACCTGCCAAAGAAAACCCCGGACCCACAGAGTCCAGGGATGATGGCGTGCCTCCTCCAGGGGGAGGCAGGCTGCTCAGAGCTGCAGCTGTGCAGACGTGCCTGGCAGAACTGTCCATGGAAATAGAGGGCGACTTCTCTGCGTGTAGAcgtgtggggagagaggggcccAGTGGAGCCGCGCACTGTAATGACCACGTTTCTAATGAGGGCTGGCATCCTGAACTCGCAGTGCCCACGAACGATGAGGACAGTACTGACTTCTCTGATCGTGATCATTGTTTTGATGAAGATCTCCAGGCGGCAGTTGATTTCTTCAAACTTCCCCCTCCTCTGTTGTCTCCAGTGCCGTCACCCCCTCTGGTGTCCCTACCACCCCTGAGCACGTTACCTTCTTCGCTCGCGCCT gaaaCCTACTTTGGAGAGTATACAGATTCCAGTGATAATGAATCGTCCCAACATAGAAATTCTGCTGAGTCTGTTTCAGAAGATGAGACGTCTGAATCACAGTATTTTGGCTCATCCAGAAAATGTAAAGGAAGTAATGGTACCTGGGAGGAAAAGCTCAAATCACATGAAGCCACCCAAGCTCTGACTACATTGGAAGTAAATGAAGTGACAACTGTCGGGTTTGGGACATTCACAGCAACACTGAGAGAGCCTTCAGCCACATACTCTTTAGCTCGCGAGAAACACTGGATGGTGTCATCTGAATCCACGAGTGATAGGAGAAGAGACGTTTTAGACGAAGCACATAGACAGAGAGAGGTTAGAGAGGCGGATAAGTCAGTGCAGACTGAGAACACGCTTCATGAACCCATCAGAAATGTGTGTGTTGAGACGTCGTCTGGCAGCCAGGCACAGGGCAGGGGAGCGGCCCTCCAGAAGTCTGATGTGTGTTCTCCCCTCGGCAAGAGGCCATTCAGTGAGCTCATGGAATCTGAAGGAAAAACCCTACTATCCAAAATGATAGGATCACCCAAATCACAGTTTACTAAGTGGACGCTAACTAATGAAATCCCTCTTGAATCAGATCATCTGTCGATCTCTGACCACTTTCAGGGAATGTGTAGAGTAttgggaaaggagagagatgtTCAAGGGTTCATTTTAGGAGCATCACCTGAACCAGAGGACGATGCAGGTGATGCAATGGGTGCCACAGGGCTCAGTGTTGACGCCAGGCTTTCTTCCTCGTCTACCTCGGGAACATCATCTGTCTGCAGTGACTCCCCGTCTTCCTCTGGGTTAAAGTATAGTCATGATCTACACATTCCTGCTAAAGTTACCCCTATGGAACTGCATCACTCTGAACAAAAGTTAGAAGCTGAAACCTTGAACATGTTAGATCTGCAGCCTGAGCCCCCAGAGTGTCCTGCCGGACAGAACCATCTGGAGAATAGCTTGTGTGctttgagccctgagttgggagCATCAAATTTTAATAATCAGAGCAGCAGTGAGGTTGGGTGCACAAACATTGTGAAAGGCATGCCCAAAGTCTGTTCACTTGCACAGTCAGTATTTATAAAAGCTACGAAAGAGGCACAGTGTGGAAGTCAGGGTCCCAGAACTGAGCTCCCCCTGACTAGGGTGGATTCTGCACCATTGCTAGAGTCTCAGTGCAGCTTGACCAAGAGtgggtttggttttgttaaaAGCCCTTCATGGCACCATAGTGATCTGTTAAGGAGAGGTGGGGAAGAAAGGCTGAGAGCTAAGTCAGAATATGAACAGAAGACCAACCATCAGGTAGAAAAGGCAGTGCCATCCTTAGAAAGTAGAGGATCCGCATCCAGGCCTGAACTTGGTAGAGAAAATAACGCTGTGGGGCTCAGGGCTGTTACATCACTGTTGCCGAACCAGGTGTCCGTGATCACCAAGCAGGCCAGGCCTGACATGGCACAGAGCGCTAGACCGGAGCACTGGAGGCGGGGGACTGAGTCTGCCTTTGCAGCAGCACGCGCCGGTCCTGGGGCTGCGCCCACGTCATCTGTAGCCAGACATGGCGGAGGAGGAGAGGACACGGCACGGGATGCCCAGGGGGCAGCTGCTATTGAAGGGACCTCGCCACAAGTTTCTGCCTCGTGGAGAAAATTAGATTTCAGTTTTCCAAGTGGTTCTTTACCAGTAGGAAATTCTCATTGTTCCACAAATAGCAAACTGTCTTTCTCTCCTAGAAACATCCCAGTCCAAAACCAAGACGTCATGACGGAAGCCTCAGCACAGGAAGCGGTGCAGAAGCAAAGTTTGCTCCTTCGTGCCACGGATCTGGACTCATCTGGGCTGGATGGGGATCAGCTCCTTCCCGCCATAGAAGTTCCAGTGTCGAGAAGTTTTCCTGTTGACGAAGTACCCTGTGGGGGCATGGGCAGATCTAGTGGTGAGGCCCTGGCCGTCCCAGAGGATTCTCCTCGTGTCCGGCAGAGCCTGGAGTCTCTAGAGCTGCCATCTCAGACTCCTGGCAGTGCTTCTCCTAAAGGTCCAGGCACTACAGGGACTGCTCTTTTGTCGGCCATTCTCAGAAAAGATGAAGAGACGCATGCTGTCCCCCAGAGTGGCCTCGCTGGGGCTCTGTGTTACACAGGCATTCGGGAGGCAGGCGGTGGCGACACAGAGGTGGAGGAGAGTGAGGCACCTAGCTGCAGCGAGGGGGAGAGTGAGCCCGAAGCCGCGATGGGGGACAGACAGCAAGATGCCGCCCGTGCCTCCAGAAAAGATTTAGGAGCCCGAGGTGCTGGCACAGCCGAGACCAGGCCTACTGTCGAGGTGGGGTGTCTGACCTCTGCGCTGCAGGACTTCAACATCAGTACTCTTTCTGAGGTAGACGGACTTTCTACATCAGAGGTCGTGATGTTTCTCGAAAGTTGTCAGTTAAGAGATTATAGTTCAGGGGACTCTGTTTCAGAATGTTCTAGCAAAGGAACCCtacataaagaaatgaacaaagactTAAAGCTAGGTGAACTCTCAGGAGGAAAGTACAGAAAGCAGCTCTGTGAAGAAGAAACCCTTGAAACCTCCGAAGAGTGGATTGAATCCGAGGAAGATGACAGTCCTCTGAGGAGCACAGATCAGCTCACACGGCGTTCCTTGGAAACGCTGTCTGAGGTACTCACCAGGGTCGGCCAGGTGCTTCAGACCAGCTGTGAGAGCTCTCCTGGAAAAGACACCGGTAACTTGGTGCTCTTAAATACGCACGACAGCCTGACCACTAAGCCTATGCGAGAGCACGTCCCACCTCAGGAGGTGAGTGGCTTCCTGCCACACCCTTCAGGAACACCCCCTCCAACAGCCAGCATGGCCAGCAAGGGCCGTTCTCCGGCCAGAGGCACATCAAGTAACAGAGTCACTCCAGGCAGTCCTAAGAGTGTTCCCGATGTCACCAGCCCGATCCGTGGTGGGGCAGAGGTCCTGTCAGAGCTGGCAGAGCCCTCCCCCCAGCGCTCTGACTCCATGGTGGGGCAGACCACAGAGGGCAGTGCTGAGGAGGGGGCAGAAACGACATTTCAGTGTCAGATATCAACAGTGACCTCCGAAGTCATAAACGTGCTCATCAATAAGGATCAGAATCTCGTCATTGAAAAGGGGGACCACTGGACCATCATAAATGGGGTCACTCTTATGCCAAATGTGGACCAGGTCATACTGTGTGACAGTCCCGAGGACATCCCTGTTTCTCCAGATCGAGGAGACCTGGGAGCTGGCTTCCTTTCCGTTACTTCCTTGGACAAGTCCCCAGAGACCAGTCACCCTGGCCCTCCATTTCAGGAGCCCCAGTGTGGCAGCAACCTGTCATGTGCCCAAGAGGAAATTTCCAGCAGCAGCCAGAGCACCAACTTCGATAAAAGTCGTTTGCGCAATAGGCCTGTCAAACCTAGTGTAAGGATTAGTTCTGAAATCTATGATCAGAACTTTGAGTCTCAGACTATTGCATCTGATCACACATACTTTAACTCGAAACTAGAGCCATTCAGCAAAAATAAGAATCGATCAAAGATTTCAAACAAAGATCAATCAAACAAACCGGCAAAGGCTTTAGCATCAAGCCGAGTTGAAGCTAATCAGAGTGAAGGTTCTCAGTCATTTTcaggggaaagagagaacacaaaaacTCAGAGAAATCAAACTCAGACCATTCTAGCCAATGCTGACACATCGACTCCTACAGATTGTTCCGATACTCTGAGTAAAATCCGGCAGGAGGTGGGGCCTCCCCTGCCGCCCTTGCTCGCTCCTCTGGTCGCTACACCTCCAAGGACTTCACAACCAGTTTCTCCTCTGATAGtaacttcctctccctcctcacctACCTCTCCTATTGGCCAGATTTCTCCTTTGTGTGAAATCCCAGTGCCTCCTATGATGTCTCCTTTGCCAGAAGAGCCGggatgcccctcccctctgtgcacatctccatccccatccacTGCACAGGCTGGCGAGAGGATCTTGTCATCACCCTTGCAGTTTTGTGCTGCGACCCCAAAGCATGCCCTCCCTGTGCCTGGCCGCCTCCCGCCCTTGGCACCTGCCCATACGGCTGTGGCCGTACCCCAGGAGAATTCCGTTAAAATCCTTGACACCATGTACCCAGAGCTGTCTGCCAGGGCCCGCACCCTCAACATCCTCAAAGGGAATATTCAGCTCACTCGAGGTCCGTCTGCAGAATGTAAAAGCTTAGCAGGGCCTGTCAGTGCTATAACAGGATTCAAGGCAATCACCTCAACATCCACAGCCTTTGTTAAGACAGGGGGCAGCTCAGGGAGCGACTGTGATCAAGAGAAGTCCAGAGAGGCAGGTGGGAAAAGGACGTTGCCTGCATCTACACTGAGGGGCGCCAAAAGACTGCGGCTGGACGGCGGGTCCCCAGAACCGGGAACGGGGGCCGCCGCTGCAGGGGGGGTCAGCAAGACCCTCCGGAGGAGCCTCCCTCAAGCTGAAGGTGTGACGACGGAGGAAGAAAGTTCTCTTCTGACCATCAGTACGGTTTCACAGTTGCCTGCAAACCCAAAAGAAACCGTAGAGTCCCATGACCAAGCCATAGCTGGTGCACTGAAGAAAATCGCAGAGTCGTCTTTTGATCTCTTACCTGTCATTCGGAGTCACGTGTATGTGGGAAATATCTCTAAAAAGCCTGTAATGAGAGATCAAGAGAAGGAAGTGGTTTATGAATTTAGCACAACCAAAAAG ATTTTCCAGAGTCAGAGAAATTGA